Genomic segment of Streptococcus pneumoniae:
GGATTTTCCAGGCGGATGTATGGAGCTCGGAGAGTATGCTGTGGAGACATTGCTGCGGGAATTTAAGGAAGAAACAACGCTTGAGGTAGAGCCAGTCCGTTTTCTAGGAGCTTATACGAATTGTCAGGTTTCCTATCCTAATGGTGATGAGGCACAGGCAGTTGGCTTGATTTATGAAGTGGCAGCAAAACAAGATCTGACAGGGATTGAACGTGTGAAGACAGAAGAGAGCTTGGAGTTGCGCTTTTTCTCACAGGAAGAGATTGAGGTTTTGACGCTCGAGGGTCCGCATAGTAGAGCTATAATAGAGGATTATTTTTTAGGCACTTATCCTTTGAGGCGTTGATGATATAGTCATTTAGTTTCCATTTATTACGTCGTTACCTCGCCTTGCTTAACCTAAGTTATGCCTGCGACTCGTTGCTTCGTACTAAATCAAAACTAAACAACTATAAAAAGCTTGATGTGAAATAGGTCACATCAAGTTTTTATTTTAGCTGATTTTATCGACATAGAGTTGCTTAGCAATGCTGCTGCTGATTTGGAGTTCTTTTTCTCCTGTTTCAATGGAGTAGAGTTGCGTAAAGGGGTCGTATTGGGTCAAATGAATCGTGTCTCCGAGTTTTAAATCCTGCTTTTCCAGATATTGGAGCAGTTCGAATTCATCGTGAACCCGTGTTAATTGATACATCCCCACCTCACGCGCTGCATCAAGGGTGAGTGCATTTTTTTCCACCAAAATCGCCCCTTTTTCAGGAATCGTTCCCCCGTGTGGGCACATGGCAGGATAGTCAAGAAAGTGATTGAGGCGCTCGACAAAGAGATCTGAGATGGTGTGCTCCAAAACTTCTGCTTCATCGTGGATTTGATCGGTCGTGTAGCCGAGTTTATCTAGCAGAAAGACTTCAATCAAGCGATGTTTGCGGTAGAGGTCAGACACTAAGCCTAGTCCTAAATCGGTCAAGAGATAGCCTGCCTTGCTGTCTTTTTCAATCAAGCCTTCTTCAATCATGCGTTTGACCATTTCAGTCACAGCAGGAGGAGATACTTGCATACGGGTAGCGATTTCCTTATTGGTAATCTTTTTGGTATGCACGCTAATCTCATAGATACATTTTAGGTAGTCTTCTTTGTTTGGGGTCATCTGTCTCTCTTCCTTTTTGGGATTCTCTGGGAGTGGGACAAAAATCGGGATTTCGCAGAAATCGATTTTGTAGTCCCGCCCCCGCAAGGTTGATGTGGTTTGTAGAATATTGATTTATCAATGTTTTACAAACCCGACATCTACTGCGTCAAACTGTTAGAACTATAAAATGTAACGAAATCGGGGACTTTTGTCTCAACCTCTAGAGTTGGTTGAGGGCGGAAAGTGCAGCCTCATAGTCGGGTTCTGAATTGATATTGTCCAGATATTCGACATAGCCAATCTTGTTTGTTTCATCTAGCACGAGAATAGCGCGTGCTAAAAGATGCCATTCATTCATCAATAGACCATAAGCCTCTCCAAAAGAATGGTCGAAATAATCGGATAGTAGCACAGCCTTGTCTAAGCCTGCAGCACCACACCAGCGTTTTTGAGCAAAAGGCAAATCCATAGAAATAGTAATCACCACAGCGTCCTCTCTAGCTGATAATTCTTGATTAAAACGACGAGTCTGTGTGGAGCAAATGCCAGTGTCAATCGAAGGCACAATGCTGAGGACCTTTTTCTTGCCAGAAAAGTCAGATAAAGAAATTTTTTCCAATTCTGGGTTGATAAGGGTAAAGTCAAGTGCGGTATCACCGACTTGTAGTTGTTTCGTTTCAAAAGTCACGGGTTGTCCGAGAAATGTTGCCATAAAATACTCCTTTTTTCTTTCTATTGTAGGAAAATTTTTGCAACATTGCGAATGATTTGTTTTTATTTTGCCAATCCTTCAGCAATTTTATCCAAATTCCATTTCATCATGGCATAGTAACTGTCTCCGTCTTCGCCTTCTTCAGCGACAGAATCGGTGAAGATTTTCGCGTAAATCGGGATATTGGTGTCTTTTGAGACGGTCTTCATTGGACGGTCATCGACACTACTTTCAACAAAGAGGGATGGAACTTTAGTCTGACGGAGTTTTTCAACTAAATTCTTGATCTGATCAGGTGTTCCCTCTTCTTCGGTGTTAATTTCCCAGATGTAGGCAGATGGAACCTGATAGGCTTTGGAGAAATATTTGAAACAGCCTTCGCTGGTGACAATCATTTTCTTCTCAGCAGGAATGTTGTTGAATTTTTCTTTGGCTTCTTTATCTAGTGTACTAAGTTTTTCGAGGTAGGTAGCTAGGTTTTTCTCGTAAGTTTCCTTGTTTTTTGGATCTTTAGCAATTAATTGTTTTGCAATATTTTGGGCATAAATCATCCCATTTTCAAGATTGAGCCAAGCGTGTGGGTCTTCCTTGCCTTTTTCATCTTCCCCTTCAAGGTAGATGACTTCAACGCCGTCGCTGACAGCAAAATAGTCCTTGTTTTCTACCTTGTTGGCATTTTTGACCAATTTGGTAAACCAAGCATTGCCGCCGGTTTCAAGGTTAATGCCGTTGTAGAAGATGAGGTCAGCTTTCGATATCTTTTTCACATCTTCAGGCAGAGGTTCGTATTCGTGCGGATCTTGCCCAACTGGGACAATACTGTGAAGATCAATCTTGTCACCTGCGATATTTTTGGTTATATCAGCAAGGATAGAGTTGGTTGTGACAACTTGTAATTTCCCGTTGTCAGCTTTTTTGCTGCTGGTTGAGCAGGCAGTAAGCCCAAGGATTGCAAGGAATGCTAGGGCAAGGATTGAGAGTTTTTTCATCAAGTGCTCCTTATGAATGAGACGACTTTTTGACATAGCGCATCAAGATGCCTTGCTTTGGGGCAAAGAGAAAGCTAATCAAAAAGAAAGTGGCTGATGTCAAGACGATACTGGATCCTGCGGCAATATTAAAACTATATCCGATAAAAAGTCCAACGATAGAAGCAAGGGCTCCCAAGGTGGAGGATAGGAAAATCATTGTTTTTAAGCTATTGGCGTAGAGATAGGCAGTAGCGGCTGGGGTAATCAGCATGGCAACAATGAGGATGGTTCCGACACTTTGCATGGCAGTGACTGAAACCAAAGTCAGCAAAATCATGAGAAGGTAGTGATATGCATTAACAGGCATTCCCATGGATTTTGCAAGTAAGGGATCAAAGGAGGTAATCAAGAGTGGCTTGAAGAAGAGGAAAATGAGGAGGAGTACAACGGCTGCAACGCCAATCGTAATCCATTTATCCATATCTTGTACCGCCAGAATATTTCCAAATAAAATATGGAATAAATCGGTTGAGCTATTTGCAACTCCAATCAGGATGACCCCCAGCGCCAGAAAGGCTGAGAAGGTAATCCCGATAGCGGTATCACTCTTGAT
This window contains:
- a CDS encoding NUDIX domain-containing protein — its product is MKMDYVNFIRSKVGHEKIFLNFAAGILPDEFGRILLQKRADKEVWDFPGGCMELGEYAVETLLREFKEETTLEVEPVRFLGAYTNCQVSYPNGDEAQAVGLIYEVAAKQDLTGIERVKTEESLELRFFSQEEIEVLTLEGPHSRAIIEDYFLGTYPLRR
- a CDS encoding metal-dependent transcriptional regulator, producing the protein MTPNKEDYLKCIYEISVHTKKITNKEIATRMQVSPPAVTEMVKRMIEEGLIEKDSKAGYLLTDLGLGLVSDLYRKHRLIEVFLLDKLGYTTDQIHDEAEVLEHTISDLFVERLNHFLDYPAMCPHGGTIPEKGAILVEKNALTLDAAREVGMYQLTRVHDEFELLQYLEKQDLKLGDTIHLTQYDPFTQLYSIETGEKELQISSSIAKQLYVDKIS
- the tpx gene encoding thiol peroxidase; its protein translation is MATFLGQPVTFETKQLQVGDTALDFTLINPELEKISLSDFSGKKKVLSIVPSIDTGICSTQTRRFNQELSAREDAVVITISMDLPFAQKRWCGAAGLDKAVLLSDYFDHSFGEAYGLLMNEWHLLARAILVLDETNKIGYVEYLDNINSEPDYEAALSALNQL
- a CDS encoding metal ABC transporter substrate-binding protein, with the protein product MKKLSILALAFLAILGLTACSTSSKKADNGKLQVVTTNSILADITKNIAGDKIDLHSIVPVGQDPHEYEPLPEDVKKISKADLIFYNGINLETGGNAWFTKLVKNANKVENKDYFAVSDGVEVIYLEGEDEKGKEDPHAWLNLENGMIYAQNIAKQLIAKDPKNKETYEKNLATYLEKLSTLDKEAKEKFNNIPAEKKMIVTSEGCFKYFSKAYQVPSAYIWEINTEEEGTPDQIKNLVEKLRQTKVPSLFVESSVDDRPMKTVSKDTNIPIYAKIFTDSVAEEGEDGDSYYAMMKWNLDKIAEGLAK
- a CDS encoding metal ABC transporter permease, which translates into the protein MIQEFIEGLQSFHFLQNAVVTAIVIGIVAGAVGCFIILRGLSLMGDAISHAVLPGVALSYILGINFFIGAIAFGLLASVMITYIKGNSIIKSDTAIGITFSAFLALGVILIGVANSSTDLFHILFGNILAVQDMDKWITIGVAAVVLLLIFLFFKPLLITSFDPLLAKSMGMPVNAYHYLLMILLTLVSVTAMQSVGTILIVAMLITPAATAYLYANSLKTMIFLSSTLGALASIVGLFIGYSFNIAAGSSIVLTSATFFLISFLFAPKQGILMRYVKKSSHS